A stretch of the Chroogloeocystis siderophila 5.2 s.c.1 genome encodes the following:
- a CDS encoding fasciclin domain-containing protein, with amino-acid sequence MADIIETAVNAGTFNTLVEAIKATDLVDILKSPGPYTVFAPTDEAFNKLPEGVTLDALLQDNHKLKRILTYHVAFGDVRAEDLMQIEEAETVEGSVVAVESASGSIKVNNANILQSDILTDNGVIHVIDAVLIPGLVAAE; translated from the coding sequence ATGGCTGACATTATCGAGACTGCGGTTAATGCTGGAACTTTCAACACTTTAGTAGAAGCAATCAAAGCCACTGACTTAGTTGATATCCTTAAAAGTCCTGGTCCCTACACCGTCTTTGCGCCGACAGACGAAGCATTTAACAAGTTACCAGAAGGCGTAACCCTTGATGCTTTGCTGCAAGACAATCACAAGCTAAAGCGGATATTAACGTATCATGTTGCCTTTGGAGATGTCAGAGCCGAAGATTTAATGCAAATTGAGGAAGCCGAAACCGTCGAAGGCTCAGTTGTCGCAGTTGAATCTGCATCAGGTAGTATTAAAGTTAATAATGCTAATATTTTGCAATCAGATATTTTGACAGATAACGGCGTGATTCATGTCATTGACGCGGTACTCATACCTGGTTTAGTTGCTGCTGAGTAA
- a CDS encoding DNA-directed RNA polymerase subunit omega yields the protein MLKRSKFETTQTQIMHRAEELIGAASNRYRITVQVANRAKRRRYEDFDNVDDPMMKPVIRAIIEMSDELTQPEIIGE from the coding sequence ATGCTCAAGCGCTCTAAGTTCGAGACGACCCAAACTCAAATTATGCATCGGGCAGAAGAATTAATCGGTGCAGCTTCTAACCGGTACCGGATCACAGTTCAAGTTGCTAACCGCGCGAAGCGTCGTCGTTATGAAGATTTTGACAATGTAGACGATCCGATGATGAAGCCAGTAATTCGGGCAATTATTGAGATGTCTGATGAGTTAACGCAACCGGAAATTATTGGAGAGTAA
- a CDS encoding DUF1818 family protein yields the protein MERVVKSGTGWRVGWNPHAAKYQVLIGTDDWAIELTSAEFYDFCRLAVQLTEAIAQISQELMDEEKISCEAESDLVWMEVTGYPHAYSLHFILHTGRGVEGTWTPQAVPHLIQAVQMIQVF from the coding sequence ATGGAGCGTGTTGTCAAAAGCGGGACAGGTTGGCGTGTTGGATGGAATCCTCATGCGGCAAAGTATCAAGTTTTAATTGGTACAGATGACTGGGCAATCGAACTAACATCTGCGGAATTTTATGACTTTTGTCGATTAGCTGTACAGTTAACAGAAGCGATCGCTCAAATTTCACAAGAATTAATGGATGAGGAGAAGATTAGTTGTGAAGCCGAAAGTGACTTAGTGTGGATGGAAGTCACAGGATATCCTCATGCGTACAGTTTACACTTTATTTTGCATACAGGACGAGGAGTAGAAGGCACTTGGACACCTCAAGCTGTTCCTCATTTAATTCAAGCAGTGCAAATGATTCAGGTTTTCTGA
- a CDS encoding DUF4126 domain-containing protein: protein MDTLESIVIGIALSAACGFRIFVPPLVMSLVAIYGHLALSSGFEWMGTYPALYAFGIATAIEIAAYYIPWVDNLLDTVATPTAIAFGTWVAAALFPNTDPLLKWTMAVIAGGGSAGIIQALTSFTRLSSTALTVGFGNSIVATIESVGAFVLSGLAIFVPLLAISLVLGLLLFSLNKKFQIRAIKRQSQ from the coding sequence ATGGATACCTTAGAAAGTATAGTCATTGGTATTGCTTTGAGTGCAGCTTGTGGCTTTCGGATTTTTGTTCCACCACTTGTGATGAGTCTTGTAGCAATTTACGGACATCTAGCCTTATCGTCAGGATTTGAGTGGATGGGAACGTATCCTGCACTTTATGCGTTTGGTATTGCCACAGCGATTGAAATTGCAGCTTATTACATTCCCTGGGTTGATAACTTATTAGATACAGTTGCTACCCCGACTGCGATCGCTTTTGGGACTTGGGTTGCTGCGGCGTTATTTCCAAACACCGATCCTCTCCTCAAATGGACAATGGCAGTGATTGCTGGCGGTGGTTCAGCAGGAATCATACAAGCTTTAACCAGTTTTACACGATTGTCTTCAACCGCACTTACGGTAGGATTTGGTAACAGCATTGTCGCGACAATCGAGTCAGTTGGCGCGTTTGTGTTATCAGGACTCGCAATTTTTGTACCGTTACTAGCCATCAGCTTAGTATTAGGATTACTCCTTTTCAGCTTAAACAAGAAATTCCAGATACGTGCAATCAAACGACAGTCGCAGTAA
- a CDS encoding FAD-dependent monooxygenase has protein sequence MTQVVIVGAGPAGATLALLLVKRGIRVTLIEASRNFRRIFRGEGLMPSGLDALAQMELLPILERIPHQPLDAWEIIINKRSLFRVDEPIEPGGKPCTLVSQPALLEALIDAASRYSHFEFIQATAVQDLLWNQRVSGVKLSDGRHLDADLTIGTDGRNSIVRQRANLALEQQSHSFDILWFKLADSPRFASENIFYSIVCDRYAFGLFRGSEGDLHLGWTLPKDFPQDWKLVDNWAEIFACASPAWLAEHFRESAATIEQPVLLSVVVGQCPRWYQPGVLLLGDAAHPMSPIRAQGINMALRDAIAAANYLVPCLSQGDTAEIDAVLPRIQSQREPEIIKAQRLQSQEAAQAELLENSAILRWGASVFAPLIRLPVKLSWLHRQRELRQGVTPIKLTV, from the coding sequence ATGACTCAAGTTGTCATTGTCGGGGCAGGTCCTGCGGGTGCAACGCTAGCACTTCTATTGGTAAAACGCGGTATTCGTGTCACATTAATTGAAGCATCGCGCAACTTTCGGCGGATTTTTCGGGGTGAAGGGTTAATGCCTAGTGGTTTGGATGCGCTTGCACAAATGGAGTTGTTACCCATTTTAGAACGCATTCCGCATCAACCTTTAGATGCTTGGGAGATTATTATTAATAAGCGATCGCTTTTCCGCGTTGATGAACCGATAGAACCTGGTGGCAAGCCTTGCACATTGGTTTCGCAGCCAGCTTTGCTAGAAGCGCTTATTGATGCAGCTAGCCGTTATTCCCATTTTGAGTTTATACAGGCGACGGCGGTACAAGATTTATTGTGGAATCAACGAGTTAGCGGTGTAAAACTGAGTGATGGACGTCATCTTGATGCAGATTTAACGATCGGCACTGACGGGCGCAATTCAATCGTACGGCAACGTGCAAACTTAGCTTTAGAGCAACAATCGCACAGCTTTGATATTTTATGGTTTAAATTAGCCGATAGTCCGCGTTTTGCGTCGGAGAATATCTTTTATTCAATTGTGTGCGATCGCTATGCATTTGGATTGTTTCGCGGGTCTGAAGGAGATCTCCACTTAGGTTGGACACTTCCTAAAGATTTTCCGCAAGATTGGAAATTAGTTGATAATTGGGCTGAAATCTTTGCTTGTGCATCACCAGCGTGGCTAGCCGAACATTTTCGCGAGTCAGCAGCGACAATTGAGCAACCTGTATTATTATCTGTTGTTGTGGGGCAGTGTCCGCGTTGGTATCAACCAGGTGTATTGCTACTAGGCGACGCGGCGCATCCGATGTCACCAATTCGCGCCCAAGGTATCAATATGGCGTTGCGCGATGCGATCGCTGCGGCAAATTATTTAGTTCCTTGCTTGTCTCAAGGTGACACTGCGGAAATTGATGCCGTATTACCGCGTATTCAGTCTCAACGAGAGCCTGAGATAATTAAAGCACAACGATTGCAAAGCCAAGAAGCGGCGCAAGCTGAACTTTTAGAAAATAGCGCCATCCTCCGCTGGGGCGCAAGTGTGTTCGCACCTTTAATTCGCCTTCCGGTGAAACTGTCTTGGTTGCATCGACAGCGCGAGTTACGCCAAGGAGTAACACCGATTAAACTTACAGTCTAA
- a CDS encoding magnesium transporter yields MLHDPSSTQVEVEALSTTSPLLALLEENNTHQLTELLANQQSAEIARQIAALPSHLQSQIFYLLHRKQAVAVYQLLDSKVQQQLQEDFQKHSEYNIMKNLSLEDKKQLFHFLYLPSPHLEVSENQESNYFPSNPFAVTRRRIGWLFVLLITNTITAAVIESQEDVLQKVVVLAIFIPLLLASGGNVSIQAATVVVRGLNSDRATQNQLLPVLGREAIAGILLGAMMGLIVVGEALLLQNNPTVAIVVGVSLFTISIIGTISGATLPFLFQFLGFDPALMSAPLSATIVDVLGVLIYLYTARAFLHI; encoded by the coding sequence TTGCTGCACGATCCATCATCTACTCAAGTTGAAGTAGAAGCGTTGTCTACAACTTCCCCACTACTTGCATTACTAGAAGAAAACAACACTCACCAGCTAACAGAGTTACTCGCCAACCAGCAATCAGCAGAAATTGCCCGTCAAATTGCTGCATTACCATCGCATCTACAAAGTCAAATCTTTTACTTACTGCATAGAAAACAAGCGGTCGCAGTTTATCAACTCCTTGATAGTAAAGTGCAGCAACAATTGCAAGAAGACTTTCAAAAACATAGCGAATATAACATCATGAAAAATCTCTCGCTAGAAGACAAAAAACAGTTGTTTCACTTTTTATACTTACCTAGTCCTCATCTTGAAGTTTCAGAAAATCAAGAAAGTAATTATTTTCCAAGTAATCCTTTCGCTGTGACTCGCCGCCGAATCGGTTGGTTATTCGTCTTACTCATCACGAATACAATCACCGCAGCCGTGATTGAAAGTCAAGAAGATGTATTGCAAAAAGTCGTTGTTTTAGCTATTTTCATTCCCTTACTTCTCGCTAGCGGTGGCAATGTGAGTATCCAAGCTGCAACGGTAGTTGTACGCGGACTTAACTCAGATAGGGCTACTCAAAATCAATTACTACCTGTCTTGGGTAGAGAAGCGATCGCCGGAATCTTACTTGGGGCAATGATGGGGTTAATTGTTGTTGGAGAAGCTTTGCTGTTACAAAATAATCCTACCGTAGCGATCGTGGTAGGAGTAAGCTTATTTACTATTTCTATTATTGGCACCATCTCCGGTGCTACTTTACCGTTTTTGTTTCAATTTCTCGGCTTCGATCCTGCTTTGATGTCTGCACCTCTCAGTGCTACGATTGTCGATGTTTTAGGTGTATTAATTTACCTTTACACTGCACGAGCGTTTTTACATATATAG
- a CDS encoding manganese efflux pump MntP family protein: MQPTATLVLALGLAADAFAVSVASGLKIKNVKVRKALKIAIFFGGFQAIMPLIGWVAGISLRTLLAAISHWVAFSILCLLGAKMIYESCQEEDEEKDFNPLCNTTLLALAIGTSLDALAVGLGFALLKDSIFTIITAIGFITFWLTFFGVFIGNRFGNLFHNKIEIIGGGILIAIGSKILIENLMNVTT; encoded by the coding sequence ATGCAGCCAACGGCTACTCTGGTTTTAGCTTTGGGATTAGCAGCAGATGCCTTTGCAGTTTCAGTTGCTAGTGGTTTAAAAATCAAAAATGTCAAGGTTCGCAAAGCTTTGAAAATCGCGATCTTTTTCGGAGGCTTTCAAGCTATTATGCCATTGATTGGCTGGGTAGCAGGAATCAGCTTAAGAACGCTTCTAGCAGCAATTAGTCACTGGGTCGCTTTTAGTATTCTCTGTTTACTTGGTGCAAAAATGATTTATGAATCGTGCCAAGAAGAAGATGAAGAAAAAGACTTTAATCCTTTGTGTAATACTACCTTGCTAGCCTTAGCAATTGGTACAAGTCTTGATGCTTTAGCGGTAGGATTAGGTTTTGCATTGTTAAAAGATTCAATTTTTACGATTATTACTGCGATTGGATTTATTACTTTTTGGTTAACATTCTTTGGGGTATTTATTGGGAACAGATTTGGCAATCTTTTTCACAATAAAATTGAAATTATTGGTGGTGGTATTTTAATTGCTATTGGCAGCAAAATCTTAATTGAAAACTTAATGAACGTAACAACATAA
- a CDS encoding SDR family oxidoreductase — protein MTQIRQGAVVVTGASTGIGAACALRLDHLGFQVFAGVRRKEDAQALQAKASPQLMPIFLDVTDLDSITAAMHKVAIAVGNSGLIGLVNNAGIAVGAPLEFIPITEFRKQLEVNVTGQLAVTQAFLPLLRLAKGRIVNMGSITGRSATPFLGAYSASKFALEALTDALRLELRPWGIWVAIIEPGAISTPIWQKSLSQADTLQQSLPQPAHELYGQAMKTASKGAATLAQKGISPDKVAQAVVRALTAKRPKTRYLVGQDARIRAMLSFLPDRIVDELTAKAMNLE, from the coding sequence ATGACTCAAATAAGGCAAGGTGCAGTTGTTGTCACCGGTGCATCGACGGGGATTGGTGCAGCGTGTGCGCTACGTTTAGATCACTTAGGGTTTCAAGTCTTTGCTGGTGTACGCAGGAAAGAAGATGCGCAAGCTTTGCAAGCGAAAGCCTCTCCACAGTTAATGCCGATTTTTTTGGACGTGACTGATCTCGACTCGATTACCGCTGCTATGCACAAGGTAGCGATCGCTGTCGGAAATTCTGGATTAATTGGATTAGTCAACAACGCAGGTATCGCTGTTGGCGCACCGTTAGAGTTTATCCCAATAACAGAATTTCGCAAACAGCTAGAAGTTAATGTAACTGGACAACTTGCCGTTACTCAAGCTTTTCTGCCACTATTACGATTAGCTAAGGGACGAATTGTGAATATGGGTTCGATTACTGGAAGAAGCGCAACACCGTTTCTCGGTGCTTATAGTGCATCTAAATTCGCGCTAGAAGCTTTGACGGATGCTTTACGTCTTGAGTTGCGCCCTTGGGGAATTTGGGTAGCGATTATTGAACCTGGTGCGATCTCAACCCCCATTTGGCAAAAATCTTTGAGCCAAGCTGACACCTTACAGCAAAGTTTACCACAGCCAGCCCACGAACTTTATGGTCAGGCAATGAAAACAGCCAGCAAAGGCGCAGCAACTCTTGCACAAAAAGGAATTTCACCCGACAAAGTTGCCCAAGCTGTTGTTCGCGCACTCACTGCAAAAAGACCAAAAACCCGCTATCTTGTTGGGCAAGATGCCAGAATTAGAGCAATGCTAAGCTTTTTACCTGATCGCATTGTTGACGAACTTACCGCTAAAGCAATGAACCTTGAATAA
- a CDS encoding aspartate carbamoyltransferase catalytic subunit, producing MATTTWTRHHVLSLADFTPEEYNTVLQTAASFREVLSRRTKKVPTLQGQVVANLFFEPSTRTRSSFELAAKRLSADTLNFAASTSSLTKGETILDTAKTYLAMGTDMMVIRHREAGVPQAIASEMDRLGVRVGVLNAGDGQHEHPSQALLDLFTICTLIDPDRPRLELLKDKKIAIVGDILHSRVARSNIWSLTASGAEVHLAAPPTLLPQLFAEFVTDTPGKLFLHWQVEPALQDADFVMTLRLQKERMTQYLLPSLREYHQHFGITRNRLRICQSDVKVLHPGPVNRGVEISSDLMDDPQFSLIQTQVTSGVAVRMALLYLMGSSKA from the coding sequence ATGGCTACTACAACTTGGACTCGTCATCACGTTCTTTCGCTTGCAGATTTCACGCCGGAAGAATACAATACAGTCTTACAAACCGCCGCAAGCTTTCGTGAGGTTCTCTCGCGACGAACAAAGAAAGTTCCAACATTGCAAGGACAAGTTGTTGCCAACTTATTTTTTGAACCATCGACACGGACTCGCAGTAGCTTTGAACTTGCAGCCAAACGATTATCCGCAGATACGCTTAATTTTGCCGCCTCCACCTCATCGTTAACCAAAGGCGAAACAATTTTAGATACTGCAAAAACGTATTTGGCGATGGGAACCGATATGATGGTGATTCGCCATCGCGAAGCCGGAGTTCCCCAAGCGATCGCTTCGGAAATGGATCGACTAGGTGTCAGAGTCGGAGTCTTAAATGCAGGGGACGGTCAACACGAACATCCTTCGCAAGCATTACTTGATTTATTTACGATATGTACGCTGATCGATCCCGATCGTCCCCGATTGGAACTTTTAAAAGACAAGAAAATTGCAATTGTTGGTGATATTTTACACTCACGCGTCGCAAGATCGAATATTTGGAGCTTAACAGCAAGCGGTGCCGAAGTTCACTTAGCTGCACCACCGACATTATTACCGCAGTTATTTGCAGAATTCGTTACTGACACTCCTGGTAAGCTGTTTTTACATTGGCAAGTTGAACCTGCCCTACAAGATGCTGATTTTGTCATGACACTGCGGTTGCAAAAAGAACGCATGACGCAGTATTTGTTACCAAGTTTGCGCGAGTATCATCAACACTTTGGGATTACCCGCAATCGCCTGCGGATTTGTCAATCTGATGTTAAAGTACTGCATCCAGGTCCTGTGAATCGCGGTGTCGAAATCAGTTCTGATCTCATGGACGATCCACAATTTAGCTTGATTCAGACACAGGTAACAAGTGGCGTTGCGGTGCGAATGGCGCTGTTGTACCTTATGGGCAGTAGCAAAGCTTAA
- a CDS encoding hybrid sensor histidine kinase/response regulator, whose protein sequence is MDNQPIRVLLVDDDEDDYILTRDWFLDQGNSFDLEWVTSYNAALAVIAQHRHDVYLLDYRLGDRNGLELLRAAMKAGCTAPMILLTGQGDHEIDVEAMKAGAADYLEKSQITAYALERSIRYALERKRTEQKIREQAALLDVATDAISVQALDSTILFWNKGAERLYGWTASTAIGKKASELLYLDVPTQLAIAQKIVLAQGEWRGQLSQVTKTGAEIIVESRWTLVRDEQGQPKSILVVNTDITEKKQLEAQFLRAQRMESLGTLASGIAHDLNNILAPILMTAQLLETQLCDERSQRLLPILVTNAKRGAALVKQVLSFAKGLEGKRSVLQLRHILSEIKQITKETFPKSIEICIDVPQSLWTVSGDATQLHQVLMNLCVNARDAMLEGGTLTISAENLEVDQSYVRKHLDAKVGSYVVITVADTGCGIPPEIMDRIFEPFFTTKGIGKGTGLGLSTVIGIVKSHGGFINVESEIGKGTRFQIYLPAVAAVETLEVEDVELPQGHGELILVVDDEAPIRETTKTSLETYNYRAVTASNGIEAVALYAEYRDEVSVVITDMLMPAMDGPTTIRTLQKMNPMVKVIAVSGLASKDKMNTVAAAGVKSFLSKPFTTQELLQTIDGILHPNKRVNSTTQLPTLL, encoded by the coding sequence ATGGATAATCAACCAATCCGAGTACTCCTTGTGGATGATGACGAAGATGATTATATCCTCACGCGTGATTGGTTTTTAGATCAAGGCAATAGCTTTGACCTAGAGTGGGTCACAAGTTACAATGCGGCGCTAGCAGTGATCGCCCAACATCGGCATGATGTTTATCTTCTGGATTATCGTTTAGGCGATCGCAATGGCTTAGAACTTTTACGCGCAGCAATGAAAGCAGGCTGTACTGCACCGATGATTCTTTTAACTGGGCAAGGCGATCACGAAATTGATGTTGAAGCAATGAAAGCCGGTGCAGCCGATTATCTCGAAAAAAGTCAAATTACCGCCTATGCTTTAGAACGTTCGATTCGCTACGCACTCGAACGCAAACGCACTGAACAAAAAATCCGCGAACAAGCCGCTTTACTCGATGTCGCTACTGATGCAATTAGCGTCCAAGCATTAGATAGCACAATTTTATTTTGGAACAAAGGCGCAGAAAGATTGTACGGTTGGACAGCCTCCACCGCGATAGGGAAAAAAGCAAGCGAACTATTGTATTTAGATGTTCCGACGCAACTTGCGATCGCGCAGAAAATTGTCCTCGCGCAAGGCGAATGGCGCGGACAGTTATCGCAAGTTACTAAAACTGGTGCAGAAATCATCGTCGAAAGTCGTTGGACACTTGTGCGTGACGAACAAGGGCAACCTAAATCAATTTTGGTCGTTAATACCGATATCACTGAGAAAAAACAACTAGAAGCCCAATTTTTACGCGCGCAACGCATGGAAAGCCTCGGTACGCTGGCAAGTGGCATCGCGCACGATCTTAATAATATCCTCGCACCCATCTTAATGACGGCGCAACTTTTGGAAACACAACTTTGCGACGAACGCAGTCAACGACTTTTACCCATACTCGTAACTAATGCCAAACGCGGCGCAGCCTTGGTCAAACAAGTGCTATCTTTTGCCAAAGGGCTGGAAGGGAAACGCAGCGTTTTACAACTGCGGCATATTTTATCAGAAATTAAGCAAATTACAAAAGAAACTTTTCCCAAATCGATTGAAATTTGCATCGATGTGCCCCAATCGCTGTGGACGGTTTCGGGCGATGCAACGCAGTTACATCAGGTATTAATGAACCTGTGCGTTAATGCGCGGGATGCGATGCTTGAAGGTGGTACGTTGACAATTTCAGCAGAAAATTTAGAAGTCGATCAAAGTTACGTGCGTAAACATCTTGATGCTAAGGTGGGGTCTTATGTTGTCATTACCGTTGCAGATACAGGATGTGGCATTCCACCTGAAATCATGGATCGCATTTTTGAGCCATTTTTCACCACAAAAGGAATCGGTAAAGGTACAGGGCTAGGACTTTCGACAGTCATTGGCATTGTGAAAAGTCATGGTGGGTTTATTAATGTAGAAAGTGAAATTGGCAAAGGAACGCGATTTCAGATTTATTTACCAGCAGTAGCAGCAGTCGAAACGCTTGAAGTAGAGGATGTGGAACTTCCGCAAGGGCATGGAGAATTAATTTTAGTCGTTGACGATGAAGCACCAATTCGCGAAACAACAAAAACTTCCCTCGAGACTTATAATTATCGGGCAGTCACTGCGAGTAATGGCATTGAGGCAGTCGCCTTATATGCAGAATATCGCGACGAAGTCAGTGTCGTGATTACTGATATGCTAATGCCTGCGATGGATGGCCCAACAACAATCCGCACGTTACAAAAGATGAATCCGATGGTAAAAGTGATTGCGGTGAGTGGATTAGCGTCTAAAGATAAAATGAATACGGTGGCGGCGGCGGGAGTCAAAAGTTTCTTGTCTAAGCCATTTACGACACAAGAATTACTGCAAACAATCGATGGAATTTTGCACCCGAATAAGCGGGTGAATAGTACAACACAATTACCCACATTGCTTTAA
- a CDS encoding response regulator, translating to MRRRRTPVTILMADDDEDDCMLAREAFSESRLANDLHFVRDGEELMDYLYQRGKYAVANSAPRPGLILLDLNMPRKDGREALKEIKADPSLRQIPVVVLTTSKAEEDIYRSYDLGANSFITKPVTFASLVDVMRTIGKYWFEIVELPIEGVGDGHG from the coding sequence GTGAGGAGGCGACGCACACCCGTCACAATCTTAATGGCTGATGATGATGAGGACGACTGTATGCTAGCACGCGAGGCGTTTTCAGAAAGTCGATTGGCAAACGATCTGCACTTTGTTCGAGATGGCGAAGAGCTAATGGATTATTTGTATCAACGCGGCAAATACGCTGTTGCAAACAGCGCGCCTCGTCCAGGGTTAATTTTACTTGATTTGAATATGCCCAGAAAAGACGGTCGTGAAGCACTCAAAGAAATCAAGGCTGACCCAAGTTTAAGACAGATTCCTGTGGTTGTCCTCACAACATCAAAAGCCGAAGAAGATATTTATCGTAGCTACGATTTAGGTGCAAACTCATTCATTACGAAACCAGTAACGTTTGCCTCGTTAGTGGATGTCATGCGAACCATAGGTAAATATTGGTTTGAAATTGTGGAATTGCCGATAGAAGGCGTGGGAGATGGGCATGGATAA
- a CDS encoding response regulator: MNITDPEQAPPLVLIVDDEKFTRLQLRLAMEQVGYQVVETSNGEEALAAYTQVQPDIVLLDALMPAMDGFTCSRVLQTLPGGDRTPILMITALEDQESVDRAFAAGATDYITKPIHWAVLRQRVYRLLQVSRATEKLRQQTERARVSEERLRLALDAAHMGTWDWDLLNNKISYSATAATNMGVAEAAVDTYESFLESVHPEDRQVLEQIINTAIAQQTDYNVEFRVVWADGSIHWIAARGQVYYDETDTAIRMTGINMDITDRKHAEAELQRQTLRSQLFADITLKIRRSLHIEEILQTTVTEVQRLLQCDRVVLFQLSSDGSGKVVKEEVVPGCTAIIGRNLHDPCFEKQYLDKYIHGHISCVADIYNSEVQQCYIDFLQQFQVVANLVVPIFIKEKLWGLLIAHQCDHPRQWSSFEVELLRQLSDQIGIALAQAQLLADETRQRQELTRANAELQQFASVASHDLQEPLRKIQAFGNRLKTMYGDLLNDQGRDYLDRMQNAAQRMQALIDDLLTLSRIATRAQPFVPVNLTQIAQEVLSDLEILIQQTNGRVMLCELPTIDADALQMRQLLQNLIGNALKFHQPEQPPIVKIYSQALADWQSTEGEESLDAKCEIIIEDNGIGFDEKYLDRIFNVFQRLHSRSEYEGTGMGLAICRKIAERHGGSITAMSKPMQGAKFIVTLPIKHNRGD, encoded by the coding sequence ATGAATATTACTGATCCTGAACAAGCTCCTCCCCTCGTCCTCATTGTTGATGACGAGAAATTTACACGGCTGCAACTTCGTTTAGCAATGGAACAAGTCGGCTATCAAGTTGTGGAAACAAGTAACGGCGAAGAGGCGCTAGCCGCTTACACGCAGGTGCAACCAGATATTGTACTGCTCGATGCCTTAATGCCCGCGATGGACGGGTTTACGTGTAGTAGAGTATTACAAACGCTTCCTGGGGGCGATCGCACGCCAATTTTGATGATTACTGCCTTAGAAGATCAAGAGTCGGTTGATCGCGCTTTTGCAGCAGGAGCTACAGACTATATCACAAAACCAATTCACTGGGCAGTACTGCGGCAGCGAGTATATCGTTTATTGCAAGTAAGTCGAGCAACCGAAAAATTACGCCAGCAGACAGAACGCGCGCGTGTTAGCGAAGAAAGGCTACGATTAGCTTTAGATGCGGCGCATATGGGAACTTGGGATTGGGATTTGCTCAATAATAAAATTTCGTATTCGGCTACCGCAGCAACTAATATGGGAGTTGCGGAAGCGGCGGTTGACACCTACGAAAGTTTCTTAGAAAGCGTTCATCCGGAAGATCGTCAAGTCTTAGAACAAATCATCAATACGGCGATCGCGCAGCAAACCGACTACAATGTTGAATTTCGCGTAGTTTGGGCAGATGGTAGTATTCATTGGATTGCAGCGCGAGGTCAAGTTTACTACGACGAAACAGACACGGCAATCCGCATGACTGGAATTAATATGGATATTACCGATCGCAAACATGCTGAAGCCGAATTACAACGGCAAACGTTGCGATCGCAGCTATTTGCGGATATTACACTCAAAATTCGGCGATCCTTGCATATCGAGGAAATTCTGCAAACGACGGTAACGGAAGTGCAAAGACTGTTGCAGTGCGATCGCGTTGTTTTATTTCAACTATCGTCGGATGGTTCGGGTAAAGTTGTCAAAGAAGAAGTTGTTCCAGGATGTACAGCAATTATTGGGCGCAATCTCCACGATCCTTGTTTTGAAAAACAATACCTAGATAAATATATTCACGGGCATATTAGTTGTGTTGCGGACATTTATAACTCAGAAGTTCAACAGTGCTACATCGACTTTTTGCAACAATTTCAAGTTGTCGCCAACTTAGTTGTGCCGATTTTTATCAAAGAAAAACTGTGGGGTTTACTCATTGCGCATCAGTGCGATCACCCGCGACAGTGGAGTTCCTTTGAAGTTGAACTATTGCGACAACTCAGCGATCAAATTGGCATTGCGTTAGCCCAAGCGCAACTCCTGGCAGATGAAACGCGCCAACGTCAAGAACTAACGCGCGCGAATGCAGAATTACAACAGTTTGCCTCAGTTGCCTCGCATGACTTACAAGAACCATTACGCAAGATTCAAGCTTTTGGCAATCGATTAAAGACGATGTACGGCGACTTACTCAACGATCAAGGGCGCGATTATCTCGATCGAATGCAAAACGCCGCGCAGCGGATGCAAGCTTTAATCGATGACTTACTGACACTTTCGCGAATCGCAACACGCGCACAGCCGTTTGTCCCTGTGAATCTCACGCAAATTGCACAAGAAGTGTTATCCGATTTAGAAATCCTCATCCAGCAAACCAATGGACGCGTTATGCTGTGCGAATTACCCACAATTGATGCTGATGCACTGCAAATGCGGCAGTTGTTACAAAATTTAATTGGCAATGCGTTAAAGTTTCATCAACCAGAACAACCACCAATTGTGAAGATTTACAGCCAAGCTCTTGCAGATTGGCAAAGCACCGAAGGTGAAGAATCGCTAGATGCTAAGTGTGAAATTATTATAGAAGATAACGGTATAGGTTTTGACGAAAAATATCTCGACCGGATCTTTAACGTTTTTCAACGATTACATAGTCGTAGCGAGTACGAAGGAACGGGCATGGGTTTAGCAATCTGCCGGAAAATCGCCGAACGTCATGGCGGTAGCATTACTGCAATGAGTAAGCCGATGCAAGGAGCAAAATTTATTGTCACGCTGCCAATCAAACATAATAGAGGAGATTGA